In Caballeronia insecticola, the following are encoded in one genomic region:
- a CDS encoding gamma-glutamyl-gamma-aminobutyrate hydrolase family protein, with the protein MKPIVGVVCDRFFVGEHDSHGAKHSYVRALTACSRVNPVLIPASRDIESVADYLEVVSGLLFPGGASNVEARRYGGETDDAMLVDVDRDHVALELMRGAADRGMPVLGICRGFQEMNVAFGGTLHSDIHVSGHSEDHLEDMSEALLVRYRYRHDIELVDDSTLSMLAGGARSVRVNSLHRQGVAALAPGLVVEARAPDGLIEAVRLDGHPFALGVQWHPEAMTASDALSRALFEAFGERCRHYAMSRAE; encoded by the coding sequence ATGAAGCCGATCGTCGGCGTGGTGTGCGATCGCTTTTTTGTCGGCGAGCATGATTCGCATGGCGCGAAACATAGCTATGTCCGTGCGTTGACCGCCTGCTCGCGCGTGAATCCGGTGCTGATTCCGGCGTCGCGCGACATCGAGTCCGTTGCGGACTATCTCGAGGTCGTCAGCGGCCTGCTGTTTCCGGGCGGCGCATCGAATGTCGAAGCCCGCCGATACGGCGGCGAAACAGATGACGCCATGCTCGTCGATGTGGACCGCGATCATGTCGCGCTCGAACTGATGCGAGGCGCCGCCGATCGCGGCATGCCGGTCCTCGGCATTTGCCGTGGATTTCAGGAGATGAACGTCGCGTTCGGCGGCACCTTGCACTCCGACATCCATGTGTCCGGGCATTCCGAAGATCATCTCGAAGACATGAGCGAAGCGTTGCTCGTGCGCTACCGCTATCGGCACGACATCGAACTCGTCGATGACAGCACATTGTCGATGCTCGCGGGTGGCGCGCGGAGCGTGCGGGTGAATTCCCTGCATCGTCAGGGCGTCGCCGCGCTTGCTCCCGGCCTCGTCGTGGAAGCGCGTGCGCCCGACGGCCTGATCGAGGCCGTTCGTCTCGACGGACATCCTTTCGCACTGGGCGTTCAATGGCATCCCGAAGCGATGACAGCGAGCGATGCGCTGTCGCGCGCGCTGTTCGAAGCGTTCGGCGAGCGTTGCCGGCACTATGCGATGTCGCGCGCGGAGTGA